In Haloterrigena turkmenica DSM 5511, a single genomic region encodes these proteins:
- a CDS encoding PHP domain-containing protein: MLSVELHTHSSLSYDGRDPVELILEQADAVGLDAIAVTDHDEIDASLEAAERAADYGLLGIPGMEISSKAGHVLGFGLEEAVPPGLSYESTLEAIWEQGGLAVIPHPFQESRHGVMARISREELARGDAIEVYNSRLLTGRANRQAERFARARDLPMTAGSDAHISEMVGQAVTRVDAEERSVDAVLEAIREGRTTVEGKRTPWHISFRQAAGGVTRRVRNTMLGLFR; the protein is encoded by the coding sequence GTGCTGTCGGTTGAACTCCACACTCACTCGTCGCTGTCCTACGACGGCCGCGACCCGGTCGAACTCATCCTCGAACAGGCCGACGCCGTCGGGTTGGACGCGATCGCCGTCACCGACCACGACGAGATCGACGCGAGCCTCGAGGCCGCCGAACGCGCCGCCGACTACGGACTGCTCGGGATCCCCGGCATGGAGATCTCGAGCAAGGCCGGTCACGTTCTGGGCTTCGGCCTCGAGGAGGCCGTCCCGCCGGGACTCTCCTACGAATCGACGCTCGAAGCGATCTGGGAGCAGGGCGGTCTCGCGGTGATCCCCCATCCGTTCCAGGAGTCGCGCCACGGCGTGATGGCCCGCATCTCCCGCGAGGAACTCGCTCGGGGCGACGCCATCGAGGTCTACAACTCCCGGCTCCTGACCGGTCGCGCGAACCGACAGGCCGAACGGTTCGCCCGCGCCCGCGACCTGCCGATGACCGCCGGTAGCGACGCCCACATCAGCGAGATGGTCGGCCAGGCCGTCACCCGCGTCGACGCCGAGGAACGCTCCGTCGACGCCGTCCTCGAGGCGATCCGCGAGGGTCGGACCACCGTCGAAGGGAAGCGGACGCCCTGGCACATCAGCTTCCGGCAGGCCGCCGGCGGCGTCACTCGCCGCGTCAGAAACACCATGCTCGGGCTGTTCCGATGA
- a CDS encoding asparagine synthetase B family protein: protein MTLRGAAPETVRTALETGDPLPGTSGFAGELEGTLVRDVLGRVPIYVEADGEADARTKSDSGSREWAFEPGALETPELLPAGTALDLTVPDAAPERRWTLPDPTPESDETAALEALTDAIETAATDALAPDREIAVAFSGGVDSALVAELLDAPLYVVGFSDSHDVEAARTAADAMGRELTVVDLEPADLERAVPRVAAATGRTNAMDVQIALPLYLVGERVAADGFDALAVGQGADELFGGYEKVVRLDHRVDAETTRAAVREQIASLPDQLPRDVRAIEATGLEPVAPLLHDTVVDAALRLPDSLLADEDERKRALRRVAAGYLPEEVVSREKKAVQYGSLVARELDRLARQAGYKRRIDDHVTKYVRSLTPGVGAPSPPTETES from the coding sequence ATGACGCTGCGCGGCGCCGCCCCCGAGACCGTCCGCACGGCCCTCGAGACCGGCGATCCCCTCCCCGGGACGAGCGGTTTCGCCGGCGAACTCGAGGGAACGCTCGTCCGGGACGTCCTCGGCCGCGTGCCGATCTACGTCGAGGCCGACGGTGAGGCCGACGCTCGAACCAAAAGCGACAGCGGGAGTCGCGAGTGGGCCTTCGAACCCGGCGCGCTCGAGACACCGGAGCTCCTTCCGGCGGGGACCGCGCTCGATCTCACAGTCCCCGACGCCGCGCCCGAGCGTCGCTGGACGCTGCCCGACCCGACCCCAGAGAGCGACGAAACGGCAGCCCTCGAGGCCCTCACCGACGCGATCGAGACCGCTGCGACCGACGCGCTCGCTCCCGATCGAGAGATCGCCGTCGCCTTCTCCGGCGGCGTCGACTCGGCGCTGGTCGCCGAACTGCTGGACGCGCCGCTGTACGTCGTCGGCTTCTCCGACAGCCACGACGTCGAGGCCGCCCGGACCGCTGCCGACGCGATGGGCCGGGAACTGACCGTCGTCGACCTCGAGCCGGCCGATTTGGAGCGAGCCGTCCCCCGCGTCGCCGCGGCGACCGGGCGCACGAACGCGATGGACGTCCAGATCGCGCTGCCGCTGTACCTGGTCGGCGAGCGCGTCGCCGCCGACGGCTTCGACGCGCTGGCGGTCGGCCAGGGCGCCGACGAGCTGTTCGGCGGCTACGAGAAGGTCGTCCGCCTCGATCACCGCGTCGACGCCGAGACGACCCGGGCCGCGGTCCGCGAGCAGATCGCCTCCCTGCCCGACCAGCTCCCCCGAGACGTCCGCGCGATCGAGGCGACCGGCCTCGAGCCGGTCGCGCCGCTCCTCCACGATACCGTCGTCGACGCGGCGCTGCGGCTCCCGGACTCGCTGCTGGCCGACGAGGACGAGCGGAAGCGCGCGCTTCGACGCGTCGCGGCCGGTTATCTGCCCGAGGAGGTCGTCTCGAGGGAGAAGAAGGCCGTCCAGTATGGAAGCCTTGTCGCCCGCGAACTCGACCGCCTCGCCAGGCAGGCCGGCTACAAGCGGCGCATCGACGACCACGTGACGAAGTACGTCCGCTCGCTGACGCCGGGCGTCGGGGCGCCCTCACCACCGACCGAAACCGAGTCCTGA
- a CDS encoding DUF5820 family protein: MTDPAVDADSDALSPLPDGWDVWNRSEDGRLVLAYRPDVFDGDAFPAACLPTLYLTHGKRTRRPGTNPASRADDDDWYVNLYLEPDVSADTERFATREAALERAGELARAFDGGEIDYRGLYQVPRETYFERLDELTGEDEADAASAE, from the coding sequence ATGACCGATCCGGCTGTCGACGCCGATTCCGACGCGCTGTCGCCGCTTCCGGACGGCTGGGACGTCTGGAACCGGAGCGAGGACGGACGACTCGTGCTCGCCTACCGACCGGACGTCTTCGACGGCGACGCGTTCCCGGCGGCCTGTCTGCCCACGCTCTACCTGACACACGGGAAACGGACGCGTCGGCCCGGCACCAACCCCGCCAGCCGAGCCGATGACGACGACTGGTACGTCAACCTCTACCTCGAGCCCGACGTCTCGGCGGACACCGAACGGTTCGCGACGCGGGAGGCGGCGCTCGAGCGAGCCGGCGAACTCGCGCGGGCGTTCGACGGCGGCGAGATCGACTACCGCGGGCTCTACCAGGTCCCGCGCGAGACGTACTTCGAGCGACTAGACGAATTGACGGGCGAGGACGAGGCCGACGCCGCGTCTGCCGAGTGA
- a CDS encoding amphi-Trp domain-containing protein, with product MAEKTANEQTVTREEAADLVQELARELRNEGAAEVRVGNKMLTLSPTPEVEYGIEVQERSPMLGGPREEITVTLEWEVEEEPSP from the coding sequence ATGGCTGAGAAAACCGCCAACGAACAGACCGTGACGCGAGAAGAGGCCGCGGACCTCGTTCAGGAGCTCGCTCGCGAGTTGCGAAACGAGGGCGCCGCCGAAGTACGAGTCGGGAACAAGATGCTGACGCTCTCGCCGACGCCCGAAGTCGAGTACGGGATCGAAGTCCAGGAGCGTTCGCCGATGCTCGGCGGGCCCCGAGAGGAGATCACGGTGACCCTCGAGTGGGAGGTCGAAGAAGAACCGTCGCCGTAA
- a CDS encoding YeaH/YhbH family protein, with protein sequence MGLKDDLERFREVGEQRREDLADFIQYGDLSGGGRSDIQIPVKIVSLPEFEYDQRDKGGVGQGEDGTPQPGQPVGQPQPQPGDGDGEDGEPGEEGGDHEYYEMDPEEFAEELDEELGLDLDPKGKKVIEEKEGPFTDMTRTGPDSTLDFERMFKEGLKRKLTMDFDEEFLRELCKVEGIEPREVFEWARGENLPVSMAWVEEAYGDVSDERGKWDSIEEVEENVERETVQQKIRREGIKQVPFRREDERYRHPEIIEEKEKNVVVVNIRDVSGSMREKKRELVERTFTPLDWYLQGKYDNAEFVYIAHDADAWEVERDDFFGIRSGGGTKISSAYELADQLLEEYPWSDWNRYVFAAGDSENSSNDTEERVIPMMEKIPANLHAYVETQPSGNAINATHAEELERHFGTDADDVAVAYVNSKEDVTDAIYEILSTEGEADE encoded by the coding sequence ATGGGACTGAAAGACGACCTCGAGCGATTCCGCGAAGTGGGCGAACAGCGCCGCGAGGATCTGGCCGACTTCATCCAGTACGGCGATCTGAGCGGTGGCGGCCGCAGCGACATCCAGATCCCGGTGAAGATCGTCTCGCTGCCCGAGTTCGAGTACGATCAGCGGGACAAGGGCGGCGTCGGACAGGGCGAGGACGGTACGCCCCAGCCCGGCCAGCCGGTCGGCCAGCCCCAGCCCCAACCGGGCGACGGCGACGGCGAGGACGGCGAACCCGGCGAGGAGGGCGGCGACCACGAGTACTACGAGATGGACCCCGAGGAGTTCGCCGAGGAACTCGACGAGGAACTCGGCTTAGACCTCGATCCGAAGGGGAAGAAGGTCATCGAGGAGAAGGAAGGTCCCTTCACCGACATGACGCGGACGGGCCCCGACAGCACGCTCGACTTCGAGCGGATGTTCAAGGAGGGTCTCAAGCGGAAGCTCACGATGGACTTCGACGAGGAGTTCCTGCGCGAACTCTGCAAGGTCGAGGGGATCGAGCCTCGCGAGGTCTTCGAGTGGGCTCGCGGCGAGAACCTCCCGGTCTCGATGGCCTGGGTCGAGGAGGCCTACGGCGACGTTTCCGACGAGCGCGGGAAGTGGGACTCCATCGAGGAGGTCGAAGAGAACGTCGAGCGGGAGACCGTCCAGCAGAAGATCCGCCGGGAGGGGATCAAGCAGGTCCCCTTCCGCCGCGAGGACGAGCGCTACCGCCACCCGGAGATCATCGAGGAGAAGGAGAAGAACGTCGTGGTCGTCAACATCCGCGACGTCTCCGGCTCGATGCGCGAGAAGAAGCGGGAACTCGTCGAGCGGACCTTCACGCCGCTGGACTGGTACCTCCAAGGCAAGTACGACAACGCCGAGTTCGTTTACATCGCCCACGACGCCGACGCCTGGGAGGTCGAACGCGACGACTTCTTCGGCATCCGCAGCGGCGGCGGGACGAAGATCTCGAGCGCCTACGAACTCGCCGATCAGCTGTTAGAGGAGTACCCCTGGAGCGACTGGAACCGCTACGTGTTCGCCGCGGGCGACTCCGAGAACTCCTCGAACGACACCGAAGAGCGCGTGATCCCGATGATGGAGAAGATCCCGGCGAACCTCCACGCCTACGTGGAGACCCAGCCGTCGGGCAACGCGATCAACGCCACCCACGCCGAGGAGCTCGAACGCCACTTCGGCACCGACGCCGACGACGTGGCCGTGGCCTACGTCAACAGCAAAGAGGACGTGACCGACGCGATCTACGAGATCCTCTCGACGGAGGGCGAAGCAGATGAGTAA
- a CDS encoding UPF0179 family protein, giving the protein MSTVTLIGTRLAEPGTEFVYHGEADACAGCPYRSQCLNLESGTKYRITSVRENAQTLECAMHDGGVRAVEVEPADVRANITSKGAFAGSKTSLPGPCPYVECPSHEYCEPDGAEFDEEYRIREILGEPPHDVCHLNRALELVELDTDD; this is encoded by the coding sequence ATGTCGACCGTCACGCTCATCGGAACCCGGCTGGCCGAACCGGGAACCGAGTTCGTCTACCACGGCGAGGCCGACGCCTGCGCCGGCTGTCCATACCGCAGTCAGTGTCTCAATCTCGAGTCCGGCACCAAGTACCGCATCACGTCCGTTCGGGAAAACGCCCAGACGCTCGAGTGTGCGATGCACGACGGCGGCGTTCGCGCCGTCGAGGTCGAACCCGCCGACGTGCGCGCGAACATCACCTCGAAGGGCGCCTTCGCCGGCAGCAAGACCAGCCTCCCCGGCCCCTGTCCCTACGTCGAGTGCCCCAGCCACGAGTACTGCGAACCCGACGGCGCCGAGTTCGACGAGGAGTATCGCATCCGCGAGATTCTCGGTGAACCGCCACACGACGTCTGTCATCTGAATCGGGCACTCGAGTTGGTCGAACTGGATACCGACGACTGA
- a CDS encoding Mrp/NBP35 family ATP-binding protein — protein sequence MSITEHELKIKLEGIEDPDLGEDIVSLGLVNDVRIEDETARIDLALNAPYAPAEMELGNRIREVCDEAGLEADLRAHVGEEHGFDDEVLPRVRNVIAVASGKGGVGKTTVAANIAAGLEKRGAMVGLLDADIHGPNIPRILPPESEPGVTPNEDIVPPRSDGVRVISMGMLTEDEDDPAILRGPMVNKFMLKFLEGVEWGRLDYLVVDLPPGTGDATLNLLQSMPVTGAVVVTTPQEMSLDDTRKGIQMFQKHDTPVLGVVENMSSFICPSCGDQHGLFGTEGAQTIVDKYDTPLLAQIPIHPDFGAEGSEGALVKDETSEVQETLSDLVADVSDRVGMTNRQRVADNVEGGPDNQLPTETED from the coding sequence ATGAGCATCACAGAGCACGAACTCAAGATCAAACTCGAGGGCATCGAGGATCCGGATCTCGGCGAGGATATCGTCTCGCTCGGCCTGGTCAACGACGTCCGCATCGAGGACGAAACGGCGCGGATCGACCTCGCGCTGAACGCGCCCTACGCGCCCGCCGAGATGGAGCTGGGCAACCGGATCCGCGAGGTCTGTGACGAGGCCGGCCTCGAGGCGGATCTGCGGGCCCACGTCGGCGAGGAACACGGGTTCGACGACGAGGTCCTCCCGCGGGTTCGCAACGTCATCGCCGTCGCCTCCGGGAAGGGCGGCGTCGGCAAGACGACGGTCGCCGCGAACATCGCGGCCGGCCTCGAGAAGCGCGGCGCGATGGTCGGCCTGCTCGACGCCGACATCCACGGGCCGAACATCCCGCGGATCCTCCCGCCCGAGAGCGAGCCCGGCGTCACGCCGAACGAAGACATCGTCCCGCCCCGTTCGGACGGCGTCCGCGTCATCAGCATGGGCATGCTGACCGAAGACGAGGACGACCCCGCGATTCTCCGCGGCCCAATGGTCAACAAGTTCATGCTGAAGTTCCTCGAGGGCGTCGAGTGGGGTCGCCTCGACTACCTCGTCGTCGACCTGCCGCCGGGGACGGGTGACGCGACGCTGAACCTCCTGCAGTCGATGCCGGTGACCGGCGCGGTCGTCGTCACGACGCCCCAGGAGATGTCCTTGGACGACACCCGAAAGGGGATCCAGATGTTCCAGAAGCACGACACGCCCGTATTGGGCGTCGTCGAGAACATGAGTTCGTTCATCTGCCCGTCCTGTGGCGACCAGCACGGCCTGTTCGGCACCGAGGGCGCACAGACGATCGTCGACAAGTACGACACGCCGCTGCTCGCTCAGATCCCGATCCACCCCGACTTCGGCGCCGAGGGCAGCGAGGGCGCGCTCGTCAAAGACGAGACGAGCGAGGTCCAGGAGACCCTCTCGGACCTCGTCGCGGACGTCTCCGACCGCGTCGGAATGACCAATCGACAGCGCGTCGCCGACAACGTCGAGGGCGGTCCGGACAACCAGCTGCCGACCGAGACCGAAGACTAA
- a CDS encoding PrkA family serine protein kinase has translation MTGDDYVTEADRTLEETYEEPMDLATYVDRIFENPTIASHASKYLLEAIEAAGTRTVVEEGEEKERYRFFDDPHNDGEHAILGNTEVLNGFVDDLRSIAAGRAKDEKIIWFEGPTATGKSELKRCLVNGLREYSKTPAGRRYTVEWNVTTAESDDRGLSYGSGDPTATDDQHWYESPVQTHPLSVFPQDVRERLLEDLNSQLDDHVPVQVDAELDPFSREAYDFLEERYRRAGEAELFSAITDDDHLRVKNYVVDIGQGVGVLHSEDEGRPKERLVGSWMHGMLQELDSRGRKNPQAFSYDGVLSQGNGVLTIVEDAAQHADLLQKLLNVPDEQSVKLDKGIGMDVDSQLLIISNPDLEAQLNQHSDRNGMDPLKALKRRLDKHQFGYLTNLSLECELIRRELTNETSVWEAESYDELEDRIREPVSVTIRDQDGETHTREFAPHAIEAAGLYAVATRLDEENLPNGLDLVDKALIYDQGYLQEGDSRREKDEFDFDGEAHDGEHGIPVTYTRDTLAELLQTERDRHHPDLPVENVVMPRDVLNAMAEGLADAPVFSTGERSEFENRIVPVKNYLFDQQESDVIEAIMHDKRVDEETVAEYVEHVYAWETEEPLYNDRGERVEPDPLKMKLFEIEHLGRFSEGEYEGNLPRESVRNFRREKVITSLNRHAWEHRNEDFSVEDVDLTAIPVIKTVLESHDWEDVQRTFEDFDPRQWDDPPSGTQTASVKERTIETMVDLFDYSEASAELTSRHVMGQVSYRWD, from the coding sequence ATGACCGGCGACGACTACGTCACCGAGGCCGACCGGACCTTAGAGGAGACCTACGAGGAGCCGATGGACCTCGCGACCTACGTCGATCGGATCTTCGAGAACCCGACGATCGCCTCCCACGCCTCGAAGTACCTGCTCGAGGCGATCGAGGCCGCCGGCACGCGGACCGTCGTCGAGGAGGGCGAGGAGAAGGAGCGGTACCGCTTCTTCGACGATCCGCACAACGACGGCGAACACGCCATCCTCGGTAACACTGAGGTCCTAAACGGGTTCGTCGACGACCTCCGCTCGATCGCGGCGGGTCGGGCGAAAGACGAGAAGATCATCTGGTTCGAGGGGCCCACGGCGACGGGCAAGTCCGAACTCAAGCGCTGTCTGGTCAACGGGCTGCGCGAGTACTCGAAGACGCCGGCGGGACGCCGGTACACGGTCGAGTGGAACGTCACGACCGCCGAGTCCGACGACCGCGGCCTGAGCTACGGCAGCGGCGACCCGACCGCGACGGACGACCAGCACTGGTACGAGAGCCCCGTCCAGACCCACCCACTGTCGGTGTTTCCCCAGGACGTCCGCGAGCGGTTGCTCGAGGACCTCAATAGCCAACTCGACGACCACGTCCCCGTCCAGGTCGACGCGGAACTCGACCCCTTCTCCCGGGAGGCGTACGACTTCTTGGAGGAGCGCTACCGCCGGGCTGGCGAGGCGGAACTGTTCTCGGCGATCACGGACGACGACCACCTGCGCGTGAAGAACTACGTCGTCGACATCGGTCAGGGCGTCGGCGTCCTCCACTCGGAGGACGAGGGTCGACCCAAGGAACGGCTCGTCGGCTCCTGGATGCACGGCATGCTCCAGGAACTGGACTCGCGCGGGCGCAAGAACCCGCAGGCATTCAGCTACGACGGCGTGCTCTCGCAGGGCAACGGCGTCCTCACGATCGTCGAGGACGCGGCCCAACACGCTGACCTCCTACAGAAGCTGCTGAACGTCCCCGACGAGCAGTCGGTGAAACTGGACAAGGGGATCGGGATGGACGTCGACTCGCAGCTGCTGATCATCTCGAACCCCGACCTCGAGGCCCAGCTCAACCAGCACTCCGACCGCAACGGCATGGACCCCCTGAAAGCCCTCAAACGCCGACTGGACAAACACCAGTTCGGCTACCTGACGAACCTCTCGCTGGAGTGTGAACTCATCCGGCGCGAACTGACCAACGAGACGTCCGTCTGGGAGGCCGAGAGCTACGACGAACTCGAGGATCGCATCCGCGAACCGGTGTCGGTGACGATCAGGGATCAGGACGGCGAGACGCACACGCGAGAGTTCGCGCCCCACGCGATCGAGGCGGCCGGCCTGTACGCGGTCGCCACGCGCCTCGACGAAGAGAACCTCCCCAACGGGCTGGACCTCGTCGACAAGGCCCTGATCTACGACCAGGGCTACCTCCAGGAGGGCGACTCCCGCCGCGAGAAGGACGAGTTCGACTTCGACGGCGAGGCCCACGACGGCGAACACGGCATCCCGGTGACCTACACGCGGGACACCCTCGCCGAACTGCTCCAGACCGAGCGGGATCGCCACCACCCCGACCTGCCGGTCGAGAACGTCGTCATGCCACGGGACGTCCTGAACGCGATGGCCGAGGGACTGGCCGACGCCCCCGTCTTCTCGACGGGCGAGCGCTCGGAGTTCGAGAACCGAATCGTGCCCGTGAAGAACTATCTGTTCGACCAGCAGGAATCGGACGTCATCGAGGCGATCATGCACGACAAGCGGGTCGACGAGGAGACCGTCGCCGAGTACGTCGAGCACGTCTACGCCTGGGAGACCGAGGAGCCGCTGTACAACGACCGCGGTGAGCGCGTCGAGCCGGATCCGCTAAAGATGAAGCTGTTCGAGATCGAACACCTCGGCCGGTTCTCCGAGGGCGAGTACGAGGGGAACCTCCCCCGCGAGAGCGTCCGGAACTTCCGCCGCGAGAAGGTGATCACCTCGCTGAACCGCCACGCGTGGGAACACCGCAACGAGGACTTCTCGGTCGAGGACGTCGACCTGACGGCGATCCCGGTGATCAAGACCGTCCTCGAGAGCCACGACTGGGAAGACGTTCAGCGGACCTTCGAGGACTTCGATCCGCGCCAGTGGGACGACCCGCCGAGCGGCACGCAGACGGCGTCGGTCAAGGAGCGAACGATCGAGACGATGGTCGACCTCTTCGACTACTCGGAGGCCTCGGCCGAGCTAACCAGCCGACACGTCATGGGACAGGTGAGCTACAGATGGGACTGA
- a CDS encoding PrkA family serine protein kinase, with protein sequence MTGDIETLETLSTDYKESMPADLRETKSFDWYLEECYEDPKITRNAHQRVADMFDYYGTTYDETEGVVEYLLASEDPLNDGENTFYGRVIHQSIHEFVNKVKSGARRLGPERRIKLLLGPVGSGKSHFDKQVRKYFEDYTLREEGRMYTFRWTNLCDVIQDQDPSDDTVRSPMNQDPLVLLPLEQRQRVIDDLNENLDAPYTIQNEQALDPESEFYMDKLLAYYDDDLQQVLENHVEIVRFVADENKRQGLETFEPKDKKNQDETELTGDVNYSKIAIYGESDPRAFDYSGAFCNANRGIFSGEELLKLQREFLYDFLHATQEQTIKPKNNPRIDIDQVIVGRTNMPEYKDKKGDEKMEAFNDRTKRIDFPYVLSYEDEAEIYNKMLSNADVPDINVEPHTLEMAGLFGVLTRIEEPDTETIDLLSKAKAYNGEIDEGDDIDVKKLREEAEQKAEIGEGMVGVSPRFIGDEIAEAIMDSKHRQRGFLSPLTVFNFFEENLEHHGSIPEDNFEKYYRYLETVREEYKERAIEDVRHALAYDIDEIQRQGEKYMDHVMAYIDDDTIEDDLTGREQEPDETFLRSVEEKLDIPEDRKEDFRQEVSNWVSRRAREGEAFNPQDNERLRRALERKLWEDKKHNINFSALVSANEFDDDERSAWIDALMEQGYSEEGAKEVLEFAGAEVAKAEMDD encoded by the coding sequence ATGACCGGTGACATCGAGACACTCGAGACGCTCAGCACGGATTACAAGGAATCGATGCCCGCAGACCTGCGGGAGACCAAGTCCTTCGACTGGTACCTAGAGGAGTGCTACGAGGACCCGAAGATCACCCGCAACGCCCACCAGCGCGTCGCGGACATGTTCGACTACTACGGGACGACCTACGACGAGACCGAGGGCGTCGTCGAGTACCTCCTCGCGAGCGAGGATCCGCTGAACGACGGTGAGAACACCTTCTACGGACGGGTGATCCACCAGTCGATCCACGAGTTCGTGAACAAGGTCAAGTCGGGCGCCCGTCGACTCGGCCCCGAGCGGCGTATCAAGCTGCTGCTCGGACCGGTCGGCTCCGGGAAGTCCCACTTCGACAAGCAGGTCCGCAAGTACTTCGAGGACTACACGCTCCGCGAGGAGGGCCGGATGTACACGTTCCGGTGGACCAACCTCTGTGACGTCATCCAGGACCAGGATCCGTCCGACGACACCGTCCGGTCCCCGATGAACCAGGATCCCCTCGTCTTGCTGCCCTTAGAGCAGCGCCAGCGGGTCATCGACGACCTCAACGAGAACTTGGACGCGCCGTACACGATCCAGAACGAGCAGGCGCTGGATCCGGAAAGCGAGTTCTACATGGACAAGCTGCTGGCCTACTACGACGACGACCTCCAGCAGGTCTTAGAGAACCACGTCGAGATCGTCCGCTTCGTCGCCGACGAGAACAAGCGCCAGGGACTCGAGACCTTCGAGCCCAAGGACAAGAAGAACCAGGACGAGACGGAGCTGACCGGCGACGTCAACTACTCGAAGATCGCCATCTACGGCGAGTCCGACCCGCGCGCGTTCGACTACTCGGGGGCGTTCTGTAACGCCAACCGCGGCATCTTCTCCGGCGAGGAGCTGCTCAAACTCCAGCGGGAGTTCCTCTACGACTTCCTGCACGCGACCCAGGAGCAGACGATCAAGCCAAAGAACAACCCGCGGATCGACATCGACCAGGTGATCGTCGGCCGGACGAACATGCCCGAGTACAAGGACAAGAAGGGCGACGAGAAGATGGAGGCCTTCAACGACCGCACCAAGCGGATCGACTTCCCGTACGTCCTCTCCTACGAGGACGAGGCCGAGATCTACAACAAGATGCTTTCCAACGCCGACGTCCCCGACATCAACGTCGAGCCACACACGCTCGAGATGGCGGGGCTGTTCGGCGTCCTCACGCGCATCGAGGAGCCCGACACCGAGACGATCGATCTGCTCTCGAAGGCCAAGGCCTACAACGGCGAGATCGACGAGGGCGACGACATCGACGTCAAGAAGCTCCGCGAAGAGGCCGAACAGAAGGCCGAGATCGGCGAGGGGATGGTCGGCGTCTCGCCCCGGTTCATCGGTGACGAGATCGCCGAGGCCATCATGGACTCGAAACACCGCCAGCGCGGGTTCCTCTCGCCGCTGACGGTGTTCAACTTCTTCGAGGAGAACTTAGAGCACCACGGCTCCATCCCCGAGGACAACTTCGAGAAGTACTACCGCTACCTCGAGACGGTCCGCGAGGAGTACAAGGAGCGGGCCATCGAGGACGTCCGCCACGCGCTGGCCTACGACATCGACGAGATCCAGCGCCAGGGCGAGAAGTACATGGACCACGTGATGGCCTACATCGACGACGACACCATCGAGGACGACCTCACGGGCCGCGAGCAGGAGCCCGACGAGACGTTCCTCCGCAGCGTCGAGGAGAAACTCGACATCCCCGAAGACCGCAAGGAGGACTTCCGCCAGGAGGTCTCCAACTGGGTCTCTCGCCGGGCCCGCGAGGGCGAGGCGTTCAACCCGCAGGATAACGAACGCCTGCGCCGCGCGTTAGAGCGCAAACTCTGGGAGGACAAGAAGCACAACATCAACTTCTCCGCGCTGGTCAGCGCCAACGAGTTCGACGACGACGAGCGCTCCGCGTGGATCGACGCCCTGATGGAGCAGGGCTACTCCGAGGAGGGTGCCAAGGAAGTGCTCGAGTTCGCCGGCGCGGAGGTCGCCAAAGCGGAGATGGACGATTAA